A region of Streptomyces sp. WMMC500 DNA encodes the following proteins:
- a CDS encoding NUDIX domain-containing protein: MDTTHRPAARVICLDAAERLLLMRWRDPFDGALIWEPPGGGIEPHETPLAAARRELAEETGLDPAAVQDRGVPVARDFHWKGTHFAGTEHFFLARYAADRPPLRRTGLLPDEQATLAGHAWIPWPDIPALPDPLEPPHLRTVLADLAPDGPWSTPAGA; this comes from the coding sequence GTGGACACGACGCACCGGCCCGCCGCGCGGGTCATCTGCCTCGACGCCGCCGAGCGCCTGCTCCTGATGCGGTGGCGCGACCCCTTCGACGGCGCCCTGATCTGGGAGCCGCCCGGCGGCGGCATCGAGCCGCACGAGACCCCGCTCGCCGCCGCCCGCCGCGAACTCGCCGAGGAGACCGGCCTCGACCCCGCCGCCGTCCAGGACCGCGGCGTGCCCGTCGCGCGCGACTTCCACTGGAAGGGCACCCACTTCGCCGGCACCGAGCACTTCTTCCTCGCCCGCTACGCCGCCGACCGCCCCCCGCTGCGCCGCACGGGCCTCCTCCCCGACGAACAGGCCACCCTCGCCGGCCACGCCTGGATCCCCTGGCCCGACATCCCGGCCCTCCCGGACCCCCTCGAACCCCCGCACCTGCGGACCGTCCTCGCCGACCTCGCCCCGGACGGCCCCTGGTCGACGCCCGCCGGCGCCTAG
- a CDS encoding glycogen debranching N-terminal domain-containing protein — translation MSGAEHRLLFHGGAFAAVTRSGDITGDRGAQPDGFFRGDTRHLSRWRLTVDGAVPTLLAAAPAAGSPAAAHAVLVPPTDRDEPPPHTVFRDQRVEGGALVEVLRITGNRAEPEKLWLALTVDADFADQFELRGDHRAYGKPHAVRGREVLPAGVEFRYRRGDWRARTTVTADPAPDAVEETGSGARRLVWRLALEPYETTELTLRAAASSGTGPVWRAAEPAEPAAGPVPAAAATAAGQPRAADPPRPRTAGTPTPAEHAPTAHSTPAHATPTQTAAAHPASPPTAATAATAATGTTGTAARPDLARAAAQGLADLDGLLIPAAGPGGEEVRVPAAGGPWFLALVGRHALVTSLFALHHRPALARATLLALAATQAGDADGEPGKIVHEVRHGELAHFGQVPYGRHYGAVDTTPLFLVLLGALTEHTGDDEPARRLEPQARAAVEWMFRDGGLTDTGYLRCRPDDGGPAGRSWRDSPGALCAADGTRATGAVAPAAPQGYAYAALTHTARLAATAWADPALADRLTAATDDLRTRFPADFWLPGPDFPALALDGTGHPADALASDAGHLLWSGLLDPDRARRVGRRLLEPDFFSGWGVRTVAAGQGAYHPMAYHRGSVWPHDNAILALGLARYGLHEEARTVATALADLASRTAHRLPEAVAGYPRTTQPTPVPFPDTGTPRSWSATTPLALLTALAAAEG, via the coding sequence ATGAGCGGCGCGGAACACCGGCTTCTCTTCCACGGCGGGGCGTTCGCCGCGGTGACCCGCTCCGGGGACATCACCGGGGACAGGGGAGCGCAGCCGGACGGCTTCTTCCGCGGAGACACCCGGCACCTGAGCCGCTGGCGGCTGACGGTGGACGGCGCGGTCCCGACCCTGCTCGCCGCGGCCCCGGCCGCCGGCAGCCCGGCCGCCGCGCACGCGGTGCTCGTACCGCCCACCGACCGCGACGAGCCGCCGCCGCACACGGTCTTCCGCGACCAGCGCGTCGAGGGCGGCGCCCTGGTCGAGGTCCTGCGGATCACGGGCAACCGGGCGGAGCCGGAGAAGCTGTGGCTCGCGCTGACGGTCGACGCGGACTTCGCGGACCAGTTCGAGTTACGGGGCGACCACCGCGCCTACGGCAAGCCGCACGCGGTACGGGGCCGGGAAGTGCTGCCGGCGGGCGTGGAGTTCCGCTACCGGCGCGGCGACTGGCGGGCGCGCACGACGGTCACGGCGGACCCGGCACCGGACGCGGTGGAGGAGACGGGGAGCGGCGCACGGCGGCTGGTGTGGCGGCTGGCGCTGGAACCGTACGAGACGACGGAACTGACACTCCGTGCCGCGGCGTCGTCGGGAACGGGGCCGGTGTGGCGGGCGGCGGAGCCGGCGGAGCCGGCGGCCGGGCCGGTGCCGGCAGCCGCCGCGACGGCGGCCGGGCAGCCGCGCGCCGCCGACCCGCCCCGGCCCCGCACCGCCGGGACACCCACGCCCGCCGAGCACGCCCCCACCGCGCACTCCACCCCCGCACACGCCACCCCCACACAGACCGCAGCCGCACACCCGGCGTCGCCCCCCACCGCCGCCACGGCCGCCACCGCCGCCACCGGAACCACCGGCACCGCCGCCCGGCCCGACCTCGCCCGTGCCGCGGCACAGGGCCTCGCCGACCTCGACGGGCTCCTCATCCCCGCCGCGGGCCCCGGCGGCGAGGAGGTGCGGGTGCCCGCCGCCGGGGGGCCGTGGTTCCTGGCGCTCGTCGGCCGCCACGCGCTCGTGACGTCCCTGTTCGCGCTCCACCACCGCCCCGCGCTCGCCCGCGCCACGCTCCTGGCGCTCGCCGCCACCCAGGCCGGCGACGCGGACGGCGAACCCGGGAAGATCGTGCACGAGGTGCGCCACGGCGAACTGGCCCACTTCGGCCAGGTGCCGTACGGGCGCCACTACGGGGCCGTGGACACCACCCCGCTGTTCCTCGTCCTCCTCGGCGCCCTCACCGAGCACACCGGCGACGACGAGCCGGCCCGCCGCCTGGAGCCGCAGGCCCGCGCCGCCGTCGAGTGGATGTTCCGCGACGGCGGCCTCACCGACACCGGCTACCTGCGCTGCCGCCCCGACGACGGCGGCCCGGCCGGCCGGAGCTGGCGCGACTCCCCCGGTGCCCTGTGCGCCGCCGACGGCACCCGCGCCACCGGCGCCGTCGCGCCCGCCGCACCCCAGGGCTACGCCTACGCCGCCCTCACCCACACCGCCCGCCTCGCCGCCACCGCCTGGGCCGACCCGGCACTCGCCGACCGCCTCACCGCCGCCACCGACGACCTCCGCACCCGCTTCCCGGCCGACTTCTGGCTCCCCGGCCCCGACTTCCCCGCCCTGGCCCTCGACGGCACCGGCCACCCCGCCGACGCCCTGGCCTCCGACGCCGGACACCTGCTGTGGTCCGGGCTGCTGGACCCCGACCGCGCGCGCCGGGTGGGCCGGCGGCTGCTGGAGCCGGACTTCTTCTCGGGCTGGGGCGTACGGACGGTGGCGGCGGGGCAGGGGGCGTACCACCCGATGGCGTACCACCGCGGCAGCGTCTGGCCGCACGACAACGCGATCCTGGCCCTGGGCCTGGCCCGCTACGGCCTCCACGAGGAGGCCCGCACGGTGGCAACGGCCCTGGCCGACCTGGCGTCCCGCACCGCCCACCGCCTCCCCGAAGCCGTCGCCGGCTACCCCCGCACCACCCAGCCCACCCCGGTCCCCTTCCCCGACACCGGCACTCCCCGCTCGTGGTCGGCGACAACCCCCCTGGCCCTCCTCACGGCCCTCGCCGCGGCGGAAGGCTAG
- the ppdK gene encoding pyruvate, phosphate dikinase codes for MPDTKPGKKKAVKKATAKRPAPAPAPPAAPAPAAKAAAAGTAAKFVYDFHEGNKDLKDLLGGKGANLAEMTNLGLPVPPGFTITTEACKVYLASGAEPPALRDEVSAHLDALERRMGKKLGQADDPLLVSVRSGAKFSMPGMMDTVLNIGLSDACLPGLAAQAGDERFAWDSYRRLIQMFGNTVQGIDGELFESAIEDAKRAKGAATDVELDAADLEALVGTFKDIVAAQTGRPFPQDPREQMDLAVRAVFESWNGERARLYRRQERIAGDLGTAVNICSMVFGNLGPDSGTGVAFTRDPASGQQGVYGDYLQNAQGEDVVAGIRNTVPLAKLQDLDRASYDELMRIMETLETHYRDLCDIEFTIERGKLWMLQTRVGKRTAAAAFRIAVQLVDQGLISEAEALQRVNGTQLAQLMFPRFDNGHKGDLLARGLAASPGAAVGKAVFDSYTAVKWSRSGEKVILIRRETNPDDLDGMIAAEGILTSRGGKTSHAAVVARGMGKTCVCGAEDLEVDTKRRQLTAPGGEVIDEGDVVSIDGSSGKVYRGRVPVVPSPVVEYFEGRMHAGAEDADELVVAVHRLMSYADRIRRLRVRANADNFDDAARARRFGAQGIGLCRTEHMFLGERRELVERLILADTEEERDAALKELLPLQQRDFVQLFEVMDGLPVTVRLLDPPLHEFLPDITELSVRVALAESRKDHNENDLRLLQAVHRLHEQNPMLGLRGVRLGLVIPGLFTMQVRAIAEAAAQRLEAKGDPRAEIMIPLVGTVQELELVRDEAEAVIAEVEAARGVALKLTLGTMIELPRAALTAGQIAESADFFSFGTNDLTQTVWGFSRDDVEASFFTAYLEKGIFGVSPFETIDKDGVGALVRDAVEAGRATRPDLKLGVCGEHGGDPESVHFFHDVGLDYVSCSPFRIPVARLEAARAAAAPAAGNRAPANGTSADRTSANGAAPGAASAASAPNGRKPQPAA; via the coding sequence GTGCCGGATACGAAGCCGGGTAAGAAGAAGGCAGTGAAGAAGGCGACGGCGAAGAGGCCCGCGCCCGCACCCGCGCCCCCAGCCGCACCCGCACCCGCCGCGAAGGCGGCCGCGGCCGGGACCGCGGCCAAGTTCGTCTACGACTTCCACGAGGGCAACAAGGACCTCAAGGACCTCCTCGGCGGCAAGGGCGCCAACCTCGCCGAGATGACCAACCTCGGCCTGCCCGTCCCTCCGGGCTTCACCATCACCACCGAGGCGTGCAAGGTCTACCTCGCCAGCGGCGCCGAACCCCCCGCCCTGCGCGACGAGGTCAGCGCCCACCTCGACGCCCTGGAACGGCGCATGGGCAAGAAGCTCGGCCAGGCCGACGACCCGCTCCTGGTGTCCGTACGCTCCGGCGCCAAGTTCTCCATGCCCGGCATGATGGACACCGTCCTCAACATCGGCCTCTCCGACGCCTGCCTGCCGGGCCTCGCCGCCCAGGCCGGCGACGAGCGGTTCGCCTGGGACTCCTACCGCCGCCTCATCCAGATGTTCGGCAACACGGTGCAGGGCATCGACGGCGAGCTGTTCGAGAGCGCCATCGAGGACGCCAAGCGCGCCAAGGGCGCCGCCACCGACGTCGAGCTGGACGCCGCCGACCTCGAAGCCCTCGTCGGCACGTTCAAGGACATCGTCGCCGCCCAGACCGGCCGGCCCTTCCCGCAGGACCCGCGCGAGCAGATGGACCTGGCCGTACGGGCCGTCTTCGAGAGCTGGAACGGCGAGCGCGCCCGGCTCTACCGCCGCCAGGAGCGCATCGCCGGCGACCTCGGCACCGCCGTCAACATCTGCTCCATGGTCTTCGGCAACCTCGGCCCCGACTCCGGCACCGGCGTCGCCTTCACCCGCGACCCCGCCAGCGGCCAGCAGGGCGTCTACGGCGACTACCTGCAGAACGCGCAGGGAGAGGACGTCGTCGCCGGCATCCGCAACACCGTGCCGCTCGCGAAGCTCCAGGACCTCGACCGGGCGTCGTACGACGAGCTGATGCGGATCATGGAGACGCTGGAGACGCACTACCGCGACCTGTGCGACATCGAGTTCACCATCGAGCGCGGCAAGCTGTGGATGCTGCAGACGCGGGTGGGCAAGCGCACCGCGGCGGCGGCGTTCCGCATCGCCGTGCAACTCGTCGACCAGGGGCTGATCTCCGAGGCCGAGGCGCTCCAGCGCGTCAACGGAACGCAGTTGGCGCAGCTCATGTTCCCCAGGTTCGACAACGGCCACAAGGGCGACCTGCTCGCCCGCGGCCTCGCCGCCTCGCCGGGCGCCGCCGTCGGCAAGGCGGTCTTCGACTCGTACACGGCCGTGAAGTGGTCGCGCTCCGGCGAAAAGGTCATCCTCATCCGCCGCGAGACCAACCCCGACGACCTCGACGGCATGATCGCCGCCGAGGGCATCCTCACCTCCCGCGGCGGCAAGACCTCCCACGCCGCCGTCGTCGCCCGCGGCATGGGCAAGACGTGCGTGTGCGGCGCGGAGGACCTGGAGGTCGACACCAAACGCCGGCAACTGACCGCGCCCGGCGGCGAGGTGATCGACGAGGGCGACGTCGTGTCCATCGACGGCTCCAGCGGCAAGGTCTACCGCGGCCGGGTGCCGGTCGTGCCGTCGCCGGTCGTGGAGTACTTCGAGGGCCGCATGCACGCCGGCGCCGAGGACGCCGACGAACTCGTCGTCGCCGTGCACCGCCTCATGTCGTACGCCGACCGCATCCGCCGGCTGCGCGTACGGGCCAACGCCGACAACTTCGACGACGCCGCCCGCGCCCGCCGCTTCGGCGCGCAGGGAATCGGGCTGTGCCGCACCGAGCACATGTTCCTCGGCGAGCGGCGCGAGCTGGTCGAGCGGCTGATCCTCGCCGACACCGAGGAGGAGCGCGACGCGGCGCTGAAGGAGCTGCTGCCGCTCCAGCAGCGGGACTTCGTGCAGCTCTTCGAGGTGATGGACGGGCTGCCGGTCACCGTGCGGCTGCTCGACCCGCCGCTGCACGAGTTCCTGCCGGACATCACGGAGCTGTCGGTACGGGTCGCGCTCGCCGAGTCGCGCAAGGACCACAACGAGAACGACCTGCGGCTGCTCCAGGCCGTGCACCGGCTGCACGAGCAGAACCCGATGCTGGGCCTGCGCGGCGTGCGCCTCGGGCTGGTGATCCCCGGGCTGTTCACGATGCAGGTGCGGGCCATCGCGGAGGCGGCGGCGCAGCGCCTGGAGGCGAAGGGCGACCCGCGGGCGGAGATCATGATCCCGCTGGTGGGCACGGTGCAGGAGCTGGAGCTGGTACGGGACGAGGCCGAAGCCGTCATCGCCGAGGTGGAGGCGGCGCGCGGCGTGGCGCTCAAGCTGACGCTGGGCACGATGATCGAGCTGCCGCGGGCGGCGCTGACGGCGGGGCAGATCGCGGAGTCGGCGGACTTCTTCTCGTTCGGCACCAACGACCTCACCCAGACCGTGTGGGGCTTCTCGCGCGACGACGTGGAGGCGAGCTTCTTCACCGCGTACCTGGAGAAGGGCATCTTCGGCGTCTCCCCGTTCGAGACGATCGACAAGGACGGCGTCGGCGCGCTGGTCCGCGACGCCGTGGAGGCGGGGCGCGCGACGCGGCCGGACCTGAAGCTCGGCGTGTGCGGCGAGCACGGCGGCGACCCGGAGTCGGTGCACTTCTTCCACGACGTGGGTCTCGACTACGTCTCGTGCAGCCCGTTCCGCATCCCGGTGGCCCGGCTGGAGGCGGCGCGCGCGGCGGCGGCCCCGGCGGCCGGGAACCGGGCACCCGCCAACGGGACGTCGGCGGACCGGACGTCCGCGAACGGGGCCGCCCCGGGCGCCGCGTCCGCGGCGTCCGCCCCGAACGGCCGGAAGCCGCAACCGGCCGCCTGA
- a CDS encoding serine/threonine-protein kinase translates to MSRPDDGPAAVPHARAGEPGWPTAPPPHRPLGAADPAVAGPYRLEAVLGAGGMGRVYLARTPAGSAVAVKVVHREYAGDSGFRKRFAQEVAAARRVQGLYTVPVVDADLQADEPWLATAYVPGPSLQDAVAESGPLSAGAALALTARVAEALQSIHAADVIHRDLKPSNILLTADGPKVIDFGIARAADLTAVTATGVRAGTPAYMAPEYIRGQTVTEAGDVFALGGIAHFAATGGHAFGGGTDHGVVYRILEQEPDLAACPEPVRGVAAACLTKDPARRPTPAEVIELCRLAATGGHPATVLDAPAPGPEAVTAAATAPAAQPTPAAPAAQAGAPATPAPDPYALTQTVTAGAPGSVPHPPDPGGGGSSVPPALLLAGAAAVVLAIVLVAVLLPSSGSSDNSQADYPYPTHEPTANLTFPPRTKGASALAFSPDGKTLATGGSEGFIQEWDVAGRKMRTAYPERATSTTMFQITDLAFSPDGERLATGHSNGGTGLWDRTRRRQVHYLPMGGESVEFSPPDGKLLAIGSRTGAIYLQDPEVRTDDHVAYFDQESDVTEVTFSPDGRTLATAGDDSDSNSGRDDQVRLWNVGKLDPEPYGQDGPRVTLGVTREVLSVAFSPDGKTVATGGPDGRVELWDAASGRKKGVLADELLTSVADLAFSPDGKTLATASVVSDGVLLWNVAARKPRALLLTGEEAGRGKGVVEAVAFSPDGRLIAGSDREDRAVRLWKNPGAAPR, encoded by the coding sequence ATGTCCCGACCGGACGACGGCCCGGCGGCCGTGCCGCACGCCCGTGCGGGGGAGCCGGGGTGGCCCACCGCCCCGCCGCCGCACCGGCCGCTCGGGGCGGCCGACCCCGCCGTGGCCGGTCCGTACCGGCTGGAGGCGGTGCTCGGCGCCGGCGGCATGGGCCGCGTCTACCTCGCGCGCACGCCCGCGGGCAGCGCGGTGGCGGTCAAGGTCGTCCACCGCGAGTACGCGGGCGACTCGGGGTTCCGCAAGCGCTTCGCGCAGGAAGTCGCCGCCGCCCGGCGGGTGCAGGGCCTCTACACGGTGCCGGTCGTCGACGCGGACCTCCAGGCCGACGAGCCCTGGCTGGCCACCGCGTACGTGCCCGGGCCCTCCCTCCAGGACGCGGTCGCCGAGAGCGGACCGCTGTCCGCCGGTGCGGCGCTGGCGCTGACCGCACGGGTGGCGGAAGCGCTCCAGTCCATCCACGCCGCCGACGTCATCCACCGCGACCTCAAGCCCTCCAACATCCTCCTGACCGCCGACGGCCCCAAGGTCATCGACTTCGGCATCGCCCGGGCCGCGGACCTCACCGCCGTCACCGCCACCGGCGTACGCGCCGGCACGCCCGCCTACATGGCGCCGGAGTACATCCGGGGGCAGACCGTCACCGAGGCCGGCGACGTCTTCGCCCTCGGCGGCATCGCCCACTTCGCCGCCACCGGGGGGCATGCCTTCGGGGGCGGTACGGACCACGGCGTGGTCTACCGGATCCTGGAGCAGGAGCCGGACCTCGCCGCCTGTCCCGAGCCGGTACGGGGCGTCGCGGCCGCCTGCCTGACCAAGGACCCGGCGCGGCGGCCGACACCCGCCGAGGTCATCGAGCTGTGCCGGCTTGCCGCGACGGGCGGACACCCCGCGACGGTCCTCGACGCGCCCGCGCCGGGCCCGGAGGCCGTCACGGCGGCGGCCACCGCCCCCGCGGCTCAGCCCACCCCGGCGGCGCCCGCCGCCCAGGCCGGCGCCCCGGCGACGCCCGCCCCGGACCCGTACGCCCTGACCCAGACCGTCACCGCCGGCGCCCCGGGCTCCGTGCCGCACCCCCCGGACCCCGGCGGCGGCGGATCCTCCGTGCCGCCGGCCCTGCTGCTGGCCGGTGCCGCGGCGGTCGTCCTCGCCATCGTCCTGGTCGCCGTCCTCCTGCCCTCGTCCGGCTCCTCCGACAACTCGCAGGCGGACTACCCCTACCCGACGCACGAGCCCACCGCCAACCTCACCTTCCCGCCCCGGACCAAGGGCGCCTCGGCGCTCGCCTTCAGCCCGGACGGCAAGACGCTCGCCACCGGCGGCTCGGAGGGCTTCATCCAGGAGTGGGACGTCGCCGGGCGCAAGATGCGCACCGCCTATCCCGAGCGCGCCACGTCCACCACCATGTTCCAGATCACCGACCTGGCGTTCAGCCCCGACGGCGAGCGCCTCGCCACCGGCCACAGCAACGGCGGGACGGGGCTGTGGGACCGGACCCGGCGCCGGCAGGTGCACTACCTCCCCATGGGCGGCGAGAGCGTCGAGTTCTCCCCGCCGGACGGCAAGCTGCTCGCCATCGGCAGCAGGACGGGCGCGATCTATCTGCAGGACCCCGAGGTGCGCACCGACGACCACGTGGCGTACTTCGACCAGGAGTCGGACGTCACGGAGGTCACCTTCAGCCCGGACGGCCGCACGCTGGCCACCGCGGGCGACGACTCCGACAGCAACTCCGGCAGGGACGACCAGGTGCGGCTGTGGAACGTCGGGAAGCTGGACCCGGAACCGTACGGCCAGGACGGCCCGCGCGTGACCCTCGGCGTCACCCGCGAGGTGCTGAGCGTGGCGTTCAGCCCGGACGGCAAGACGGTCGCGACCGGTGGCCCCGACGGCAGGGTGGAGTTGTGGGACGCGGCCAGTGGCCGCAAGAAGGGGGTCCTCGCCGACGAGTTGCTCACCTCGGTCGCGGACCTGGCGTTCAGCCCGGACGGGAAGACCCTCGCGACCGCCTCCGTCGTCAGTGACGGCGTGCTGCTGTGGAACGTGGCCGCGCGCAAGCCGCGCGCCCTCCTGCTGACCGGCGAGGAGGCGGGGAGGGGGAAGGGCGTGGTCGAGGCCGTGGCCTTCAGCCCGGACGGGCGGCTGATCGCCGGCAGCGACCGCGAGGACCGCGCCGTACGGCTGTGGAAGAACCCGGGAGCAGCCCCTCGCTGA
- a CDS encoding alkaline phosphatase PhoX — MERRSFLRGAVVGGSATAFGGTLWRGSAAADPAQPGAGPYGAPGQADGNGIRLPQGFTSRVVARSGQQVAGTSYTWHPAPDGGACFADGDGWIYVSNSEVTPSGGAGAIRFTAAGAVAGAHRILSGTRQNCAGGKTPWDTWLSCEEVDRGYVYETDPWGAKAAIRRDAMGRFKHEAAAADPERQVVYLTEDVSDGCFYRFRPSTWGSLSAGTLEVLRMGSGTSGPVTWAPVPDPSGASTATRNQVAGAKRFDGGEGCHYASDGGICWFTTKGDGRVWQYDAGAQTLELAYDDSLIPGSAPLTGVDNVTGSRSGDLYVAEDGGNMEICLITPDDVVAPFLRVDGQGGSEITGPAFTPDGTRLYFSSQRGTSGSSSGGITYEITGPFRS; from the coding sequence GTGGAGCGCCGTTCTTTCCTGCGCGGAGCAGTCGTCGGCGGATCTGCGACGGCATTCGGCGGCACCCTGTGGCGGGGGTCGGCCGCGGCCGACCCGGCGCAGCCTGGGGCGGGCCCGTACGGGGCGCCCGGGCAGGCCGACGGAAACGGGATCCGGTTGCCGCAGGGCTTCACCAGCCGCGTCGTGGCGCGCTCCGGGCAGCAGGTGGCGGGTACGTCGTACACCTGGCACCCGGCGCCGGACGGCGGCGCCTGCTTCGCGGACGGCGACGGCTGGATCTACGTCTCCAACTCCGAGGTCACCCCCTCCGGCGGCGCGGGCGCGATCCGCTTCACCGCCGCCGGCGCGGTCGCGGGCGCGCACCGCATCCTGTCCGGGACACGGCAGAACTGCGCGGGCGGCAAGACGCCGTGGGACACGTGGCTGTCGTGCGAGGAGGTCGACCGCGGCTACGTCTACGAGACCGACCCCTGGGGCGCGAAGGCGGCGATCCGGCGCGACGCGATGGGCCGCTTCAAGCACGAGGCGGCGGCCGCGGACCCGGAGCGGCAGGTCGTCTACCTCACCGAGGACGTCTCCGACGGCTGCTTCTACCGCTTCCGGCCGAGCACCTGGGGCTCGCTGTCCGCCGGCACCCTGGAGGTGCTGCGGATGGGCTCGGGCACCTCGGGCCCGGTGACGTGGGCGCCGGTGCCGGACCCGAGCGGCGCGTCGACGGCGACGCGGAACCAGGTGGCGGGCGCCAAGCGGTTCGACGGCGGCGAGGGCTGCCACTACGCGAGCGACGGCGGCATCTGCTGGTTCACGACGAAGGGCGACGGCCGCGTCTGGCAGTACGACGCGGGGGCGCAGACCCTGGAGCTGGCGTACGACGACTCCCTGATCCCGGGCAGCGCCCCGCTCACCGGCGTCGACAACGTCACCGGCAGCCGCTCCGGCGACCTCTACGTCGCCGAGGACGGCGGCAACATGGAGATCTGCCTCATCACGCCGGACGACGTCGTCGCCCCGTTCCTGCGCGTCGACGGCCAGGGCGGCTCGGAGATCACCGGCCCGGCCTTCACCCCGGACGGCACCCGCCTGTACTTCTCCAGCCAGCGCGGCACCTCGGGCAGTTCCTCGGGCGGCATCACCTACGAGATAACGGGCCCGTTCCGCTCCTGA
- a CDS encoding glyoxalase, with product MAEATVRANETTVPVLPCVSVAETLEFYQALGFEVTYKQTRPYLYLALEWSGVALHFGTPPKNIDPSQEDVGGCLVMVDEVAPYHAEFTRALRAAYGRVPARGRPRLTRFRPGASRFTVVDPSGNSVIFIQRDEPAELEYGGSKSLTGLARALDNARIFSEFKNDDRAALRILTTALRRHGAGAPPVDLARTLATLIELATAVAETDGVEAWRRRLAALDLTEAERRRAVENLHRPDDLRLWDTETDTGGAADPP from the coding sequence ATGGCGGAGGCGACGGTGCGGGCGAACGAGACGACGGTGCCGGTGCTGCCGTGCGTGTCGGTGGCGGAGACGCTGGAGTTCTACCAGGCGCTGGGGTTCGAGGTCACGTACAAGCAGACCCGGCCCTACCTCTACCTGGCGCTGGAGTGGAGCGGTGTCGCCCTGCACTTCGGCACGCCGCCGAAGAACATCGATCCCAGCCAGGAGGACGTCGGAGGCTGCCTCGTCATGGTCGACGAGGTCGCGCCGTACCACGCGGAGTTCACCCGGGCCCTGCGCGCCGCCTACGGGAGGGTCCCGGCCAGGGGCAGGCCGCGCCTCACCCGGTTCCGGCCAGGGGCGAGCCGGTTCACCGTGGTCGACCCGTCCGGGAACTCGGTCATCTTCATTCAGCGCGACGAGCCCGCGGAGCTGGAGTACGGCGGCTCGAAGAGCCTCACGGGTCTGGCCAGGGCACTGGACAACGCCCGGATCTTCAGCGAGTTCAAGAACGACGACCGCGCCGCCCTCCGGATCCTCACCACGGCCCTGCGCAGGCACGGGGCCGGCGCCCCGCCCGTGGACCTGGCCCGGACGCTCGCCACCCTGATCGAGCTGGCCACCGCCGTGGCGGAGACCGACGGGGTCGAGGCATGGCGCCGCCGGCTGGCCGCCCTCGACCTCACGGAGGCAGAACGCCGCCGTGCCGTCGAAAACCTGCACCGTCCAGACGACCTCCGCCTGTGGGACACGGAGACGGACACGGGAGGGGCGGCGGACCCGCCCTGA